The region AAACATCAATATCAATCCAGGGAATTTTTGGACTAGAAATAAGAATATTTGGTGTTTCATACACAACCAAGGAGGCAAGTTATAATGAATTAAAACAACTGGCCACACACTATAGCTGATGCTCATAATACCAAACGGGTTGAAACCATCAGATGTTAAGCCAAGTCTCACATTACGAGGATCTATAGCAAAAATTCCATGGTATTTATTAAAACGTTGCCATGTTAAAGAATAAATCGGTGCTCTAGAATTCCATAATCAATTCTTTTATTCTTATGTCATTTCATGTCATATGCAATTAGTTTAGCCGAGCTTCTTGCTTCGGCCGGCTCTTTGAGCTTTAACCGCTATACCTATTTTCAAGGGGTGAACCGTTGGATACCTATATCCATTGTGGGCCTATGGCATGTATACCTTTCTAATATTGTCAAAGTTCCCTTTTTTAGCCAATTCTTGTCTCGCTTGATCGGTTGCTTACTCCTTCGGCTAAACCCTATTGTGGCTCGTCTGCCATGTTAGCACGCGAGACGATTTAACTGTTTTCTAATCATTACAAATATTTGGATGCCAAtagttataataaaaaaattctaaaatacAACATACTATTATTTAGTGCATTATCAAATCATCGTTTATGGTAATACATATTTTATTATCTAGATATTATTTCCataatttttatattcaaaaagtTTCACCAGCTTGTTTTTTTAAGAAACAAATCTTTGGAAAATAAAGTTTATAGGAAGGAAGTTTTACATAATAATTACTTTTagaagattttttattttgaatttttagacCCGTAATAATATTCTCATTTCTTATGTCTACCCTCAGTCCTCACTCACACTCCAATAAAGAAGATAGTAATAGAAGAAAgagaattaagaaaataaataagtatGAAATCTCTGCAAATCTTTTGAAATCTCTACATATatctttttcataaaatatcaAACTGAAACGTTGcgtaacaaaatcaattcaattaGGATATTCCTTTCCTTTTATTCTATAacattaaaataaatcaaattaacttttttttatctcatgtTAAATTACAattacaaatataaataaatatatgtagggtaaattaatattaatattacatAAAAACCACATCAGAGAAAACGAGAATCGTGTTCTATTGCGGTgacctctttctttctctttcagtTTGTTCACCATCGCCATGGATGAACACCACCAACAACCTCAACCTAACATCGACCCTTTCCTCGTGAATTATCAACCTTCTGAGCTTCGAATCGCTTCTGAGTTTCTTAACACATGGCTTCCCTTTCTCACCAAAGATCTCTGCCGCCGCTGCTCCCAGTCGCTCTCCGATCGCATCCGCTCCATCGACCCAGGTAACAGAATCCTCCAATTCCAtcgaaattttcaattttttcaacTGGGTCATGCCCACTTTCTTGTTTTACTGGTTGTTCAATTTTCTTGCATGTGCAGAGTCTAAGAGCCAGGACAACACCGTTATCGCCGGGGATTCCATTGTTCAATCGGGCGAGGCTAGTGATGAGTGTGACGAGAATTGTGACTCGCATTCTCTTGGGAGTTGGAAGGATGTGGCGGCGGGGAACTCTGTCTCGGTGGTGGAGGTTCCGAGTCTGAGGATGTCTTGGGCTGATATGGCTCAGGAGGATGATGAGTTCGGCGAAGATTCGCATGAAGAGGATAATAGCAGTGCCAATGTTGTTGTGTTTGGTTCAATTCCCTGTGAAACCAAGGTTTCTGTTCGTGAGAAGCCTACTCTGTCGAGGGAGCAGAGGGAGCACATTCGATTCATGAATGTGAGGCGGGAGAAGGACTTCATATGTTTTGAGAGGGTTAATGGGAAGCTTGTGAACATTCTTCAAGGACTTGAACTCCACACTGGTATTTTCAGTGCTGCTGAACAGAAGAGAATAGTTAGTTATGTAACTTCACTGCAGGAGATGGGGAGAAATGGAGAATTAAAAGGTTTGTGATCTCACCATGCTAGGTTGTTGTTCTATTTCTTGCTTTTATTTGTGAATTGTGATGCTCTTCTGTTTTGCTGTTTATAGTTGTCTGATGATGCTAGAATTGTGACCTATGACTGAAATTCATGCTTGTTTTGCTTTTGCTATTTCCTGGATTTACATTTGGGAAAccagaaaataattttaacctaatGAAAAAGATAAAGATTTTATCCATAATTGTTGTCACTCTGCTGGGCTTCTTGTGCTATGAGGTCATGTAATAAGATGATTTGTACTAGGTTTCCTGTGTGTTGCAGCTGAGTAGTGTCAGTAAATCAATATCATGAATGTGATGATCTTTAACTGCAGTTCATGTTGTAGATTTATGTTACTAGTGTGTGTCTCCCAATCCAATTTACCTGATGCTGCAAATGATCAATATTTAGTTTATTCTGTTTTGACATTATTCTGATTAGATTTTATAGTCATACAATTGCTGCTGATTTATCAAATATAGATCGTTTTAGTTTTGTTGATATTGCTGTTTCCTTTTTTGAATCACTCTTGATTCCTTATTCTTGAAGTCAGTATTGTTAATTCAACTGTGATTGTGGGATAGAAATTAAACTATTAACATGGGCGCTGCAAGTGAACATGGTGAACTAATGCTTTCGTGTATATATTATTATGAGGTGCTAGGGAATTTTAGGCATTGGCATTAGGAATAATAAGAAAGCATTTAACAGTTTAACTAGTTTAGTTGAAGTTTCCATTGAATTAACTACTCAAGTGTCAAGCCTATCATTCATGATGAAAATTAAGATTAGAACCTTCTATTCACTTAACCCTAAGCTCTGGTTGCTATCAGAAGTCCCAAAGATTGATGACTAGGTTATTGATTTAACATTCTGACAATTGGTTTTTTGGGTTTCCAATAGTTTTCAATAAGGTGCTAAAGGTATGCCTTATCTCAATCAGAAAGGCTTGCCtgtgcttcaataaacaaactgCAGCTCCACCAAGTCAGAGCCCAGAGGCGCCTTGCCTCTTCTAGTGGCCATGGGAAATACCATATTTATGCATATGCATCTTTCATGTCTTCTTGAGGGCTTCCCAAAACCTAGTTTAGGCCAATGCATGTGGAACTAATTAGGGATCCTTCTCATTTAGAAATAAGCATGGTCGGACTCAAGCTGTACATCTATTGGCTTTATGAAATACTAACTGTGCGTCATAAAGATactgaaaataaattttagattCTGTTTTCCCCAATTGGATATACTTAATGTCAGTTTAGTAAATGTGTTGTCTGATGTTACTTGTACGGGACTAAACGATGTTAATTATTGACTTTTTCAGGTCGGACATTTTCAGCTCCTCAAAAGTGGATGAGGGGCAAGGGACGCCAAACTATCCAATTTGGGTGCTGTTATAATTATGCAGTGGTTAGTATATCTCTCATGCCTTCTTATGTTTCTTTATTTGGAGACGATGTAAAATGCTTGAGGATGCAGTTTACTGGCTAATGAGTTTGGTAAAGGGATGTAACTCATTATATTAACTTTCTTTTTACAGGATAGAGATGGTAATCCACCTGGTATTCTTAAGACTGCTACAGTAGATCCTATACCTGATCTTTTCAAGGTCATCATTCGACGCCTGGTCAAGTGGCACGTACTACCTCCTACTTGTGTGCCTGATAGTTGTATTGTGAATATCTATGAAGAAGGGGACTGCATACCTCCACACATAGACAACCATGATTTTGTTCGACCATTTTGCACCGTCTCATTTCTTAGCGAGTGCGATATACTTTTTGGATCCAACTTAAAGATTATAGGTCCTGGTGAATTTGATGGCTCAATGGCTATTCCCCTACCTGTTGGGTTAGTATTAAATTGGGTTTTATCCACTACACTgtctatagttttttttttccaactatTGCTACATGACTTCTAGATCTAGTTAGATTGGATTATTTGTTAATTGGCCACTGTTGTGGAGAATTCAGAATCTGATCATTAGTCCTGTTTTTCTCCAGATCTGTACTTGTCTTAAATGGAAATGGAGCTGATGTAGCTAAGCACTGTGTACCTGCTGTTCCTACAAAAAGGTATACTAATAGGATTTTGTATCTGTGGCTTTAGAAATTGtattccttttcttcttttacTCCGAAAGCACCAATGACTTATTATTGATCTGTATTCTTTTTATTAAATCTTTTGCTAGGATATCAATCACATTTAGAAGAATGGATCCAGCCAAGCGGCCTCTTTGGTTTGTTCCAGAACCTGATCTTCAGGGGATCCAGCCATTGGCCTATGAAGGTGAGCTGGAAAAGAAGTCAAGTGAACAAAAACATAATCGTCATACGAAGAGACATAACGACGGGAGGGGTGGCAGGAATGATGCAACAGGATCTGCAACTAGAAATGATAGATTCTCGGAGCCTCGTGGTGATAGATTCTCGGAGCCTCGTGGTGATAGATTCTCGGAGCCTCGTGGTGATAGATTCTCAGAGCCTCGTGGGTCGACTCAAAGTCGGTCTGCAGCTAGAGGTGATAGATTCTCAGAGCCTCGTGGCGATAGATTCTCGGAGCCTCGTGATTCAAGTCAAAGTCGATCTGCAACTAGAAGTGATAGATTCTCGGAGCCTCGTGGTGATAGATTCTCGGAGCCTCGTGATTCAACTCAAAATCCCCGAAGACCTGCAAATAGGTGGAGTCGGGTGAGGCCTGGTAGTTGACAGGTGTCGTGTTAACACCCATGTGTTGGTTATGTTCATGCAATCCTTCTTCATACACAACTGGTTTGTCATGGAGGTTTCTTCAGCTTGCTTTCTGAGAAAGCTTAAGCAGCAGAAATTTTACTATATACCTTTGTGCTCAAGTTGGTTAGTCTGGTGCTGTTTTGTATCTTTATTTCATAAGTCACAGGCGCTAGTGTATATTTGAGTGAGTTTGCAAGTCAATAATGGTTGCAATTTGGTCAGAGATTGTGATTCTTCAGTTTTTTTAGTACCAAGCTAGAATGTGGCTGGGTTATATATGAACGTAAAATTTGTTTTTAGCTTGATACTTTGTAGTTTATACCATTCCTGATGACTTGTATAAAATATTGATTATTGAGGTGAATAATGGTTGCTTTGTGAGTCAGCATTCAGCATTGCTAGATTTTCTGAGTTTGATCAATTGCTTTGCTTGTGAAAGTTGGGTTGGAGAATTTTGCGTACATCAAATCAGATGCGACTACTGTTCAATGTTACACggctttatatatatttttggtaCTCTTATTGATGTTAGAGTAGAGGTTCTAATTCCAACAAAGTAAAGATCATGTTTTCTTTGCAGAGAAATACAACAAATTCAAAGATCGAAATTACAAAATTAGGACCAAGGCCAACTAATTCCAACAAAGTAAAGATCCCGTTTTCCTTGCAGAAAAATACAACAAATTCAAAGATCAAAATTACAAATCACTCGTATCAAGCATGGAATGTGGAGCAAGTTTAATATTACATGCATTTTGGAATGTGGAGTAAGTTTAATattacatgcattttggagagataGTAAATTATTTTCCTTAAAAGGGAGTGGTTACAGCCAGGGGACATGCCAAACCAAGAGTGAAAGTTAGAACTATCGGAAATAAATGATATGAAAATAAGTTGATTCATTTTGTAATTGAGTAATACGAAGCTATATACACAGATTTCACTTAAGCTAACTACTTAACAAACTTAATATAACATACATCAGTTAGCTAACTAAAACAAAATAACTAATCAATTTCATTAACTAAATTGCCTAACTTGTTTAATACCACCCACAAGCAAGTGGGTGGGAAATGTTTGGCATGATAAACAACCAATTATACAAAAAACTTAAGCTATTGGGCAATGGCAAAATGAATGAAtggttttattatattttaacacCCTCACACAAGAGTCATTTGAGCTTAAAATGTGGACAAAGTACGGACCCACTTACCATGTGCTTTGATACTATGTTAAACAACCAATTATACCAAAAGTTTAATCTATTGGGTATGAGGCAAATGAATGATTatatattactccctccgttcctatttataagaaccaaactaACATTTCTTAAATTTGTTCAAAATTATCTCAACTTTCCAAAACTACCCCAacttttataagaaccaaactaACATTTCTTAAATTTGTTCAAAATTATCTCAACTTTCCAAAACTATcccaacttattttttttaatttctatttatcattaatgagttgcatagtggaaagaaagagaaacctctattaaatgagggtattgttgccaaaaaataattaatgcatcttgaaatttaaattggttcttataaaaaggaccaagttACACCCTTCAtttagttcttataaataggaacggagggagtatattgtaagagcatctccaatgctagttcttatttcttagttcttagcactattcatgtgggcctgtattgccacatgtgtttaagcaactctcaagcaattttgctgcaaccatgagtttttagtttttagttcttaccaTTATTCATTTGGTCACACCAaccattatttatactttttattttcataaagtaataaaacaaaactcataaagtaataaagtaatttggatgagagagaaataattaatattttaaactaagaactcaaaaagcaaaacttcttatataagaactgagttcttatttttaagaactaatgAGTCCATGTCAGCATATCTAAtagtaaagttcttagttcttagttcttaactctaaaataaaaactaagaaccttgcattggagatgctctaacacACCATACCCAGCTTAGAAATGAAAGTGCAAAAGACCCGAGAGAGCAAAGCCACACGTTTGCACGAAATCCAAAGCAATATTATAAACTAAAGGAAAAATCCGTTAAATTGAAGCTGAATATGCTTCTTCTCCCTTTTTGTTGAACCTAACAATTTTTCGAACATCTCATAAATCATACAAAAGACAAATATTTACATCGTAAACATTCAAATACACATAGAACATTATAATTGAATGAACTGAATATGTACATTTTTTATGTCTCATTAAGCCTGAAAATCTTAGAACAACAACATAGCGCCCATAATTATTGATAACAACATCTCAGCtgcaaattcagcataataatg is a window of Lotus japonicus ecotype B-129 chromosome 5, LjGifu_v1.2 DNA encoding:
- the LOC130718665 gene encoding RNA demethylase ALKBH9B-like — protein: MDEHHQQPQPNIDPFLVNYQPSELRIASEFLNTWLPFLTKDLCRRCSQSLSDRIRSIDPESKSQDNTVIAGDSIVQSGEASDECDENCDSHSLGSWKDVAAGNSVSVVEVPSLRMSWADMAQEDDEFGEDSHEEDNSSANVVVFGSIPCETKVSVREKPTLSREQREHIRFMNVRREKDFICFERVNGKLVNILQGLELHTGIFSAAEQKRIVSYVTSLQEMGRNGELKGRTFSAPQKWMRGKGRQTIQFGCCYNYAVDRDGNPPGILKTATVDPIPDLFKVIIRRLVKWHVLPPTCVPDSCIVNIYEEGDCIPPHIDNHDFVRPFCTVSFLSECDILFGSNLKIIGPGEFDGSMAIPLPVGSVLVLNGNGADVAKHCVPAVPTKRISITFRRMDPAKRPLWFVPEPDLQGIQPLAYEGELEKKSSEQKHNRHTKRHNDGRGGRNDATGSATRNDRFSEPRGDRFSEPRGDRFSEPRGDRFSEPRGSTQSRSAARGDRFSEPRGDRFSEPRDSSQSRSATRSDRFSEPRGDRFSEPRDSTQNPRRPANRWSRVRPGS